GGGCCAAGGTCCCGGACCAGAACCATCCGGGTGCGCGTGCCGAGGGTGATGATTGTGTCTCTTACCGGACACCCTCCGGGCGCGCGGCGGCCTCGGGCCTCACCCCGTCACCGCTCGGCGGACCTCCTCCTGGAGGGTGCGGCGCAGGGCGGCGGAGCGGGTGCGGTCGGTGCGGACCTCGACGACGCGCAGTCCCTCCCCCAGCAGGGTCTTGGGCAGGTCGGTGGCCCATTCCAGGCGGGTGTAGGGCAGGTCGGCGACGGCGGCCGCCCGCTCCATGGAGACCCCGTGGGGGGTGCCGAACACGCGCTCGAAGTCGGGGTGGCCGGCCTGCTCCAGACCGGAGAAGATCCCGCCGCCGTCGTTGTTGACGACGAAGATCGCCAGGTCGGGCCGGGCCTCGCCGGGGCCGAGGATCAGGCCGTTCTGGTCGTGCAGCATCGCCAGGTCGCCGATGAGGGCGAACCCGCCGCCTCCGCCGTCGCGCTGGTGGGCCAGTGCGGCGCCGATCGCGGTCGAGACCGTGCCGTCGATCCCGCTCACCCCCCGGTTGCCGATGAACCTGGCGCCGCAGCGGGCGTGCATCGCGGCGTCGAGGTCGCGGATCGGCATGCTGGAACCGGCGAACAGCAGGGAGCCGTTGGGCAGGTGGCCGGCCAGGTCGCGGGCCAGGCGCAGCTCGCTCAGCGACTCCTCGCCGTCGAGCAGCGCGTCCATCGCGGCGCGCGCGGCGGCCTCCGCCTCCTGCCAGGAGCGGGCCCACGCCGTGCCAGGGTCGGCGTCGGGCGCGGCCGCCACGGCCGGCACCATGTCGGTGGCGGTGCGCACCGGGTCGGCGAACGCCCGCGGCTCGCCCACGACCACGTGGCGGGCGGCGTGGCGCAGGTAGCCCAGCAGTTGCCGGGACAGCCCCGGGCGCCCGACGCTGACCACGATCTCCGGCTCGTGCGCCGCGGCGAACTCCGGGACGGCCAGCAACTG
This sequence is a window from Spinactinospora alkalitolerans. Protein-coding genes within it:
- the menD gene encoding 2-succinyl-5-enolpyruvyl-6-hydroxy-3-cyclohexene-1-carboxylic-acid synthase, translated to MNPSTALARVLVDELARCGLAEAVVAPGSRSTPLALALVAHPDIRVHVRIDERSASFLALGLARASRRAVALVCTSGTAAANFHPAVLEADQSGVPLLVLTADRPPELRGTGANQTIDQIGLYGSAVRSFTEVGVPDPVAGMVAYWRSLACRAWAVAGGRHPGPVHLNLAFRDPLVPDDSSQPWPEPLEGRGDGRTWIRTRSPLDEPEPLVLPPVQRGVIVCGDGDYDPVPYLALAAATGWPLLAEPTSNSRRGEAVSTYRQLLAVPEFAAAHEPEIVVSVGRPGLSRQLLGYLRHAARHVVVGEPRAFADPVRTATDMVPAVAAAPDADPGTAWARSWQEAEAAARAAMDALLDGEESLSELRLARDLAGHLPNGSLLFAGSSMPIRDLDAAMHARCGARFIGNRGVSGIDGTVSTAIGAALAHQRDGGGGGFALIGDLAMLHDQNGLILGPGEARPDLAIFVVNNDGGGIFSGLEQAGHPDFERVFGTPHGVSMERAAAVADLPYTRLEWATDLPKTLLGEGLRVVEVRTDRTRSAALRRTLQEEVRRAVTG